TTGAGACAGCCAGCACCACACTGAGCCAAAGACAGCATGTGGTTGAGACACAATAGAGTGTGCAGCATGAGGCAGTATGCAGAGCAGAATCAGGATTAACTGCAAGTGTGTTTGAAGGATCAGCAAAGGCAAAGCACAGGTGAACCAAACCCTGATATGGTAGTGGAATGTATATGTCCTTTTGTCAgtcatatgaaatatgaaaagatGCATTAAAAGGGTTTAATGTATGGGGGGCCAGAAGGTCCAAAAATAGGGCTGACTGACTTGTCACGGGAATTCAttatacaattgccagtagctactgagtttaccactgattgGCCGGCGGTCCATCTGTATAcacactttcctcacgcagtggacgactcactttcctcacgcagtggacaactgcatgaggaaagtgagtcctTTAGACATTTATTATTGAGACATTTATTACACCTTTagacatttattattttcaattgcaatattatttcacaatattaccgttttactgtatttttgatcaaataaatgtagcctatgtatgaGCAAATAAATAAGCTTTGAAAAAGACAACCGCAGTATAATTCAAAACTGAATTTACtaaataaaatgctgcatgcCATTTCATCAGTCAGTGTTGTgagtaaaaatctatttcaagCAGCACCACTATCCATGTATAATGAGACTGGGCCTCTAGAGAGATATTCATTGAGGAATGAGGAGAAGTCTGATCAATACTGTTGAAAAGAAACTCCTGACTGCAGAGAGGACGTCCTGTCACAGGGCTGAAAACAACTGCTCTTGTAACCAGCTAATGACTTTATCTACCCTGAGCATATGATGAAGCATTATTAGTTTAATTGGCCATTTCATAAGTGGCAGAGTTAAGATCAACAGACAAACAAAAATTCAATCAATACAGAGATTTCTGGATGTCACAGATGGCTCAAATGGTTAGACTATTGGATTACACTGGGATGTAGGGGTGGCTTGTATTACTTTTGGTTTATGGATTGTACCCCTGATGTATCACCCTTAATGAAGGATGATCCTTATATCACAGCATGCAAAACAAGAagattaatgcaaaaaaaaaaaaaaacataacccaTTATAGAAATTATGCATTCAAGCTTCCTGATTAGTCAACTGCAAAAGACTAAACTTCAAACTCAAAACCAAGGACGGTAACTATAATAACTATATAGTTTAATTATCATTCAAATTCTGTGAGAATAGGGcaatccacaccacaactataacgacaACAATAGAACCACTTTTGCACAATAAAAGCACTGACAACCAGTCAGAATCCACCTGACTTTAAAGAGTTTGAGCATTTATAGCAGACGACAAAACAGCAGCACActcttataataaacagaacgaTACCATGTGTACCACGTGTACcatgttattattatagtttaacagGCTTAAACTGAAAACCATTCTGAGAAAAACTACAATCAAAGcagtttaaagaaaaataagaaagaaaatgtaaaaaggtgaataaaaaaatgaacatgtAATGTAAATTTTATATCACTGTTAGAACAAGACTTGCCATTTCTGAAACACATTTCAAGCTTTTCCAATTTATCACTTGCTTTTAATTACCCCAGAGGAAGATTTTAGTGATTTCCGGGACTGAGAGAAAACTTTAAATCATTTCTGAtcagtttattttaattcattttacttgaTTTTTTTGGCATGCATTTAGCTGCTTGATGTAAAATAATTGCATGAGGAAGATTGATGCTTGTCAGTTAATTGAAGCAATAAACCATTAATGTCCACAAAGACTGGttttaaaagacttaaaaaaaagaaatgaatgtcAAAATGCTGCTTTAAATGTATAGATGATAATAAACCTCATTGTAATTAGCTAAATGGCATTCATAACTTTCATGCAGGCCTTTGATTAGAGCCACAAGTGATGGGCTGGATTTCTCAACAATATAAATTATTCATTCAAATTTAATAGAGCTTGCCAGTTATTATTATGCCAGTTATTCTAGTGCCCATGCTACTTTTTGATGCTCACAGAAGCCTTTTCACTAATATAAAAAGATTTGGTagccattttttattaaataaataaagcaatctATATTAGTGCTACAGAAGcaagaagcatttatttaaagcagAGGAAATGGGATATAAAGGGGAAATTCTCTTAATAGACAACCAGTGCTCATGGGTGAAACTCACAAAGGAAAATCTCATATTCTTCCTTCAGTTCATCCTAACAGATATCGAGCAGAACTCACCCTGTATCTCACATACATCTAGAGTGCATTATGATAGACACAACCAGACTGTGTATCATTCATACTCTCTGTGAGAAGCCAGTGAAAGTATTCAGTCATTTAACACTGAGCTAAACTCTGTGGGTGAAGGATACCCATACAGAGTTCGTCTGCCTTGGTCTAGTTTGATCAGTGCAACTTACAAGAAATATCTCATTATTGATCAAAAGAATCAAAAATTTGTTCTGATGAGATTGGCATCTCAGCAAACACAACCTGAATAACAGATTTCCCAATGTTCACTCTTTCCATTCTCATCTTGATTTATACTCTTCTTCAGAACATGATGCTCACTGACACTTGTGTGACTCATAAATGCTAATCTTTTCTTACAGTTGTTCGTGGGTGTGTGACAGGCATTTACACATTTCTGAACAGCTTTCACCTGCTCTTTCACTGGCATGTTCTGTCCTACCTTAAGCATACTAAAGCCATTAAATACAGTGACAGCTATAGTAAACTGTGACTATATAATCTGCCATCTTTTATGCACATATacggtacatatatatatatatatacacacacacacacacacacacacacacacacacacacaaacaaacatagaaCAATTATGACAGAGGCAGATTgcataaaagataaataatttaatggatcaagttgtttatttttattgcattttggttgtGCCTAATTTTCCATTACATACCACAATAATACCTATTGTGGTTTATTATTAAAGTCAAGTTATCTTTATTTATCtggtgctttatacaatacagattgtgtcgaAGCAGCTTTGCAGTGTTAAACTGGAAAAGTGTGTGCTGATAATGCAAGAGCACAATGGAAAACAATCAGTTTATCAGTTAAAATCAGTTCATTGTTGTATTCAGCAATGTCcatcgtccagctcagttcagttctcttcctATAGTGTCTGTGCAGTCAACAACGTTGCCAGAAATTGTGTCCCCAACCAAGCTAGCCAAAAGTGTCAGTGGCAAGTTTGCCAAAACTGCATCGGAGacagaaaatgagaaaataaataagtaaagaaATTGggtgaaaccaggctcagtcaggaaGGCCAGCTAACCGCTGATCAGACAAAAGCAGCATGGTTTGGTTTAATTCCAGATTGAGCAGAGGTCCCTATATTAATACTGCATTGCATTTAGAGAGTATATGAACTACATGATCTCCAATATTTATAAATCATGaaattatcattaaaataaattataaagtaaacataagtaaataaataggTGGGAAATTAAACAAGGGCTTAAATGAATCTCAGATTACCcacaaataaaactaaagacAATGATGCCATTTTGAAAGCATTATTCTCAATGAGAAGCAAAGCATCAGTTCAGACCTACAGAGCTCCATCCTGCAGCACGGACAGGGAGTGATGTAGTTTTGCGCACAAGATACATTCGTATTGATGGGAGCAATGTGTTTCTGTGGGGATTTTGACGCGAATGCGCGATTTTAGACGGGAAATCGCAGGCTTGCTCATTCATCGCGAgcgtgtgttgtgtgttgtgagATGAGCTTAAGTGAGCATTACGCGAGCCATGTCAAGGTTAAATCCGCTGAAGGAGCACAGTTCTGTCATTTCACTCTTCATGACAGCGTTCCGCGGCACAAAATACGGTACATGGCTACtgaaaatatacattaatataaacgatattaaattattaatacgaAACAACCGCCTGCTGGCTCACGTTTTACCTTATCGATGGGCTAAAGTAAATGGAAACCTCATCGGTTCTATTTTAAGCTTTTGCCTGTTTACCGATGGGCTGAGactagaatcaaccaatcaccACTATTTTAACGATGCACCCAAATGCTGGAAAAGTGCCACCACCGAGATTCGAGCACTCTTGAgggtgtattattattatcattgttcaaGGCTTCCCGCGGTAGCCATTTATTACCATGTTATGAATTGTAACATAAACCAGAAACCACCAATATCGCTGCAGATCTGCATTGGTGGTCACAATAGACCGTATCGCCACCTGCTACTGTCTGTAGAGTTTATAATGTGGAAAGACGAATATCGTAAAAGATTATCCGTTGAATAATTCGAATAGATGCATATCTTACCCGGGTCGCCATGTTCGCGTTAGGTGATTCCTCTCAGAAGAGCTCCACGCAGCAGTATTAGAGCAGCACCACAGCAGCGGACAGCGACACAGGCGAgagctgcgcatgcgcgcttCGCCCTAGAGACGGGGAATGAGACTCATTTCGTGAATCGACTCTTTCGAACAATTCGTTTCAGAGAACAGTTCCAAAAAACGAGTCAGTTGTTCTTTACGTAATCACGTAGTTAATGAGGTCATGGAATTGCATGCTCTAAAACGTTCTAAGATAACACTTAGAACATACGTTATTACAATTTCACGGTCATAACTGACCTCTAGCTCGTATAATATATCtataatcaaaaatattttattactacTAAATAAAACGTGGAATCGAAATTattcaatttaattattattttgcattacaaaactgaatattttattattattggggtCCTATCAATCAAAACGTGTTTACTCCAATTGTTAATGGGTAAGATGCTTCATCAAACAGGGTGTTCTACACGTTTCAGATGTATCAACAAGCAAATCTCTTATAAGCAGTCATAGTAAGCTGTGAGAAGAAAAAGTATTACACATCACTTTCATACAGACACAGAATAATTCAAATTAGAATTTTGTAGAGTGCAAGTGAAATCCCCAAAACATGCCAATCAGGTGATCTTGTACAGAAGCACTAAGAGTCTTGTTTTCTTGGTgactttattatgttttttagcgTTATAAAAAAGGGAAATAGCATGACAGGCCAGACAGAGGCGCTTGGCAACGTTATGTACAAAGAGGAAGATAGAGGATGGTCAGGAACGCACGTGCCAGGGAGTGACAACGGCTCATGACCCCTTCCTGATGACAGCATCTTATCAGAATATTtccacccaaaataaaaattccaagTATGCTGTCTGCACAAGAGGTAGGCCTGAAGTGAGGCCAGGTGCTACCTTAGGGGACCGGAGTTTGGGCTAAAACCGTTCGAATGGTGATGCAGGGAATCTTGTTGACAGCTTAATACAGATTGGCAAGGGAACTGAATCATTCTCATATCAGCTTTCCTCTATGagatatttatgtatatacatttcaaataGAGTTACAATGCaagtgagtttttatttttttgaagattCCCTGATGGCCTATTAGGCACAGCCAAGATACAAAGAAATGCATTaccagcaaaaataaaataaatggacaaaaaaaaaaaaaaaagtcccatgATCCCATGGTTGTAGAAGTTGTTTGAGGAATGTGGTAAAAAATGTCCAAGTGTAAGCCAGAGAGGACAACAGCAGGAGTCAGTCCATTTTTGGGGTGTTAGACCTTTTTTTTGCCGATGTCTATATCACATCCCACTCCCATTCCCTCAGAGTCCCTTACACTGGCCATGCTCTCAGCTGCAGGGTCCAATGCTCAACCTGCACAAAATAGATCAGCCAAGACAAGCCATTATTCAACATGATGCCATGTCACTCTGAGGCCTATCAATATAATGCATAAAAGCACACCATGCACTTGCCTATGTCAGTTTTTTGGCTTTGTTGTAGAGAGAGTCCACTACTTTGCTCATGTTCTGAATTGTTTCAAGGGCGGCTTCATACGTTCTGTCTACTGGAGGTTCGTCAAATACAATCAGGACACCTTCCCCTTGGTCAAGGATTCCTAAAGGCATTAAGAAAGCAACACTATAACTCAAAGTGAATACATGCATGTTTGACTAGGGCTGGAAAAAATACAGATCATAACATTCAGCGCATCCAGTGAAGTTATTATTTTCAATCCAGCAAAGTCTTAGCTATACCAGGTATTTAAGCAGAGTTTATAGTTAACTATATTAAGAAATGAAAGTACTCAAATATTACTTTTGTAAACTTAAATGGTCTGAGGCAAACAGTCTcctcaaataaaatcaaataaaaatcaattacagTGCATAATTTACAGCATTAGAAGAGAGAATCTCTTTTATTTGTAACTAAATTATAcccaaataaatcaaaatctgaATTAAACATGTAAATCTTTATTGATACCCAGTCCTATGTTTGACAGCACACTTCTCAAGTAAAAGATAAGGATGAGGGCACACCATGGAATTTCTGGTCTAAAATCATCTGTGACAATTTCCTTTCAACATCCCCCTGAAGcgaaaagagaagagaaaaaaaagataattgctTAAAACAAAACTGCGCACAATACTGACATGCATGGCAATAAAAAGAACGGGGAGAATTTGCTTGCCATATAAAGCAACAGGTAGATGGTACTGTTTTAATTGCACATTTGAAGGGACGAGTCCTTACCATGGAGAGTTTTATTAGCTCAGAAATGTGTTCAATCTGTCGAAATGAGAACAAGGTTAGTACACAATGTTTTAAGCACACATTGCCTCGCACTGAGGTAAACCATGTCATTACCTGCACTCTGGAGAAGGGCTCAATGACCCTTATTAGGTTTTGTTCTAGCAGATTGTCATAGAGTGTGGCCAGGTGGGTGCTGATGATAGGATCATCCCGTAGCTCAGCTTTGTATTCTGTTAAAGCCTAAATGCAGATCAGAGAGTAggacattaaatgtaaaaaacagaGGAGGTGGACTGAAAACATGGTAGCGTTTTAAGTCAGGGCATTTGACCCACCTTCTCAAAGTCTGCAAGTGACCTGTTCTTGCTGGCTTGGGCTACACATTTAAGTGCATCTGTCTACAGAAGGAGGGAGAAAGGACAAGTTTAtccacataaaagaaaaatgttgccttgtcaGGCAGCACACAGGGTCAGGTGCTTTGGCTAATTGCATATAAGAATGGGAAAATGGTTGGATACTATGAAATGTGTGCTGCAGTCTGGGATGGTATTTTAATGTCAGTCTAAGTACCAGGTAAGTATCAGGCTCCTCCGCCCCAGgttgtaatttaattcacaatttcaaaatacactactattcaaaagtttatgGTCAAAAGATTTTATAAAAGAGGTTTCTGAAAAAAGTCACTTATGCTCATCTAGGCtacaaatatttgattaaaaatagttcaacagtaatattgggaaatattattacaatagaaCAATAacgattttctattttaatatattttaaaatgcaatttattcctgtgatgcaaagctgaattttcagcatcattactccagtctttagggtcacatgatccttcagaaatcattctgatgtgctgatttgctgctcaaaaatcaTTTCTTACTATTATAGCTGTTGAAcaacagtgctgcttaatatacaCTGTTCCCCAAATTATTATGCAAGTGACATATCAATAGTATTTCGGTACAATAAAGAGTcagattttagtttgtgttgttTGGTatcaatctcagactggtttggtCAATAGTTTGCCAGGTCTTCTTAGTTAAATGGAAACCCCACTTAAAGAGGTTGTTCCGAATTATTAAGCAAGTACCAGTTCTCATGAAATTTGGTGAGGAagaaagatctttctgaagatgaaaagtatgaaacaatgcaatgtcttgcaaaaggtatcaaaacaaacaatattttgttaaaagCAAATAGAGATTATTAAACCGTCAAACGATTTGTGAGTGACCTAGAGCACAGATGATCTTGGTCAGATGAAGATTTAAGGAaagtttctgtcaaacaaatGAACTGTATTGTAATGCCAGCTGTAAAAAAGCCAGTGCTGAGCAGCAGACAGGTGTTTGAAGCTACTGGAGTCTCCAGATCCTCTTCATGCAGACTGACAGTTGTGTGTAAAGCTGTGTTTCAGTCACTGCTAATCAAACCTCACAAAGAGAAACCTGCTTTTTTATAGCTGGCATTACAATACAGTTCatttgtttgacagaaacttTCCTTAAATCTTCATCTGACCAAGATCTTGCTCTAAGATGCTCTAAGTCACTCGCAAatctttttacaatttaataatcTCCATTTACTTTTAGCAAAATATTGTGTTTTGATGCATTTTGAAagtttcatacttttcatcttcagaaagatctttctTCCTCACCATATTCCTCACCAAAACTGTGACTTGCTTAATTATTTGACCAAAccagtaatgcatgcactcaaacagtacactgactgaactgctgtgaagagagaactgaagatgaacacagagccaagccagataagaagaatcgaggagctgatgatactgcgcatgtgtgattcagagtgaagcagactgacacacagagcacctgaaccgaactgattcttttggtgattgattctgaactgattctgtgctagtgttatgagaccaggtaaaccgaaggcttgaatcaagggcaatcatcgccaatgacgccattacgtcgagcgcaaaagaaccggtgaaccgttttcttcaaccggtttattgaatcaaactgtccaaaagaactactggtgaaccgaaaaccgatgcaaccggttcttgactcgtgaacgagtcagtcttttgttcgttatctggctcggctcggtgttcatcttcagttctctcttcacagcagttcagtcagtgtactgtttgagtaaatgaattactccgggatattggtttgtttgaactcagagggagtgtcagccacattaaaaagttaacagcttatgtCATTTGTGGAtcaatgcgtattagagatgcgaaccgtttaaaactattcagttcgatttggtgaactgaatttGTTCACGAaccagatatccagactgcttttttttttttcttttaactctaTCACACaatagacacggaagagaagacaatgctgaataaagtcgtcgtttttgctatttttggaccaaaatgtattttcgatgcttcaaaaaattctaactgaccctctgatgtcacatggactactttgatgatgtttttcttaactttctggacatggacagtataccgtacacacagcttcaatggagggactgagagctctcggactaaatctaaaatatcttaaactgtgttccaaagataaacggaggtcttacgggtttggaacaacatgagggtgagttattaattacataattttgctatctgggtgaactaaccctttaaatatggGAACTTTTTTGACATAACATTTAAGTTAATGTACATGCAAGAACATGCCTGATTTGTTTGTGGTAAATAACCATATCTGATTTTGACcacaaaatattatgaaaaaaaaacaacaacaaaacatcaatGAGATCTGAGCTGCTGACTCTTTTCTTGCAGAAGTCATGGCTCAGACATCTACCTGTCTGCCAGCATATCTGAGGGCAAGCTTTCCGCTGATCAGGGCCTGCACATCCTCTGGCCTGTAAAAACAAAGACATACAGGTTTAACATGCTCAGAGATTTTAataaagagagggaaaaaaaaggtGAGAGACAGTAGAAAAACCCAGTACTCACGAGTTGAGCATGATCTTGCAGAGGAGCATGTACTTGAGTGCAGTGATGGCACGGGGACTGTCAATAGAGTCGTAGCCTTCAAAAGCCTCATAAAAGTATGAATACGCCGTCTTCCAGTCCTTCTCCTCAGCAGCGTGAATAATGCCTGCAAGTGCAAAAAAGAGGATGTGACGCTCTCAGTACAATGACTATAGGTATATCCACAATTCGTATGTTGACAAATCGGGTAAATCACTTTAGTACGCACAATCGATTTTGCCTCCATTTAATTAGCTTACGTAATGaacattactattatttaaacatttgcaGGAAGATGGCTCAGTACCATTAATGCAGGATGAAGTATTGCTGGAGAAAGATCTGAGAATTGCAGAGGGCATCAAAAAGGTTGGAAAACGCTTCAATTCATGCAAATATCAAGTTAAATGCTGGTTGGCAGCTTGAGTGGCAGGTAGTTTCACGGTTTCATTTTGAAATTGACACTAACTTTACTTCGGCCATTCGCAACCTTCCAAATGTAATCGCATATATGTGATTAATGTGGccgtgttttaaaaaaaataaaagattaaacacACTTGCAACTGACACACACCAAAGTGGAGGTGATGTAGCATTATAAGCAGCACTAAGCAGAAGCGTAGAGTCCATTCACAGCAAGCATTTGgagaatgtgtgcatgtgtgctacATTGATACCTTTTCTATCAATGCATctgaaacaatacaaataaatatgttcTGAATAGCTGCTATTGTATCATGTTGAACAACAATTTTGTTTTCAGTGTGGAGGGACATATTAGGTGTCATGCCTGGTTAGGACCAGTAAGGATGTGATACTGAGGGTCTTTGTGGAAGGACTGTGGAAACGTACCTGACTGCATGTCTAGAGCAGCCTGCAGCTTTGGAGGGCAGTAGATGGCGTTTGCTGTGGTCCTGGCAGAGGTGAGAGCCGCTCTGGCCTTGGGCAAGTTGCTTAGTGCATGATATGTCTTGCTTTCCAGCAACTGGAGCTCCACCAGCAGAGCTTTATCATCCATCTTCTTCAGCTCTTGCAGGAGCTGAGTGCCTGATTGGCGATGAGGAGGAGGAAAGTGGTTACAGAACGCAATTACATCGCTCAAGCTTAAGAATATGAATGTGTCAACAATAGGGGATGGTCTTGTCAGGGACTCACCAAGCTGTAGAGCCTCTTGGTAACGTTTGGTCTCAAAGTATAAAGAGACCAGACGGGCCTAAAGGATTGAAGTAACAGTGATAAGAAATCAGAACTTGTTTGGCATATCGAACTCAAATCCGTTTAGTTTTTAGTAGCACTGACAGCAAAACAATAAATAGAATCCAATGTTTGCAAAAACTCTCCAAACAGCATTGATATGTGGTTTGAAATCTGATTAAAATCTGATTTGGGCTTAGTCTGAATGGTCAGACTAAATTTCAAGTGGTACGTAGCATGTGCACTACAGTTCAAAttttttcttaagcagcaaatcaagatattagaatgattcctgaagaatCAGGAGACACTAAAGACcggagtaatggcttctgaaaattcagctttgtcatcattggaataaattacattttaataaacattacaatagaagacatttaaaattacaattatattttacaatattactgcttttactgtgtatttgagcaaataaatacagccttagtaagcataagagacaacaacttttgaacagtagtgtatgaatTTATGTTTGAATGCACTCATATTCACTCAATCCTTCCTCATACAGCAGCCTGATGACAGTCATGTCAAGATCACATCACCAGTCAAATACTAGTCACAGTAATACATTGTCCCAGCTCAACATAGCACAAAAAGGGTGCACCTTCTGAAAAAAACTCAAATTCACAAAACTAGTTGTGCTCACCTCCAGGGCCTGTCGGAGAAAGGTCCTCTTCTCTGATTTGGCCCATTCAATGCACTCCAAACACAACTCCACCTCCTGACCAGTAGCTGCCTCCATGTCCAAGAACATATCGAGCAGAGAGCGCACCAACCGTGCTGCCTTTGCTTTGCTGATGGAGTTCAGGAATGGTCGGACATACTTCAGCAAACCTCCCAATTCtgcaaaataaaaccaatacatgCGCAGTAGTTActaaccttgaaaaaaaataagtAGCTGCCTTCAAAAACATCagatacattaatattaatacattattatgtttatatactgATTGGGCCATGACTGTCACTAgatcagtgatcctcaaatctggctcgccagatccactttcctgcagagtttagctctaaccctaatcaaacacaccggagtttgctaatcagtgtcttcaggatcattagagaATCACAGGTAGGTTAGTTTGATTAGGGTCggcgctaaactctgcaggaaagtggatctggcgagccagatttgaggatcactgcagtAGATGAAGATGTTTACCAGCAGCTTGTCCAGTCTTGGCCAGCAGTCCGCCCAGCTCCAAGATACTCTGTTCTTTGACACGCACAGCGTCTTCATCATTGTCTTGGATGTCTCGCTTGACTGTGAATGTATATTAAGCAGATAATTTTACTATACAGTCAAGATCATCTTGGACTTCATGATCTTCAGCTAAAATTACTAGTTAGACTGGTGGGATTCAAAGGCTGTTGATAACAGCAAGTGAACATGGATACCTTAATAAAACAGAagtagaatttttatttatttatagaaatgtagatTCCCTAAAGAAGCCCCAAGCTAAAttaattcaaattttttaaagCAGATCAAAAGAAGAATACATTGAAACTATCTAAAttacttaattataattatttaatttttcagacatttttttgTCTATGTATGCTGCTTGGATTTACGGTGTATAACAAATACTGTCTGTTTGTTATATGAAGATAtataacaagaagaaaaaaaaaagttaaacttgaAAGATGATATTCGCAGCAGATTTAAAAAATGGCGTGGCATGCTATCAAATTATCCGTGACAAGCTAACACGTATCAAACTTGAAGCCAAACAAAACTTGCTGATTGTCAAATTATAGCAGAACCAAGCGATAAGAGAAAATAAGTAAGTTATTTGACTACTGAACGTAAATGTAAATAACCTGTCAATCGTTATTGACTCATATCTGCCACAATTTAGTTAAAATGACATTTCTCAGACGTTGAAATTAACTGCCTTCCCACTAACGTTACATCAATTCATACCTAAATGTTATAAGAATAGACCAAAATATATCACTAAGTTAGCTAGCGAAACTAACGCAGTTCTCAGGCAAAGTTGTGGTAGTTTCTTCAAACTAGAAAACGTCGTCATATCTCTAATTGTATATATTTCAACACATTTATGAGGCCGATCACATAAACACTAATATATGCCTGTTTTTCCAAACACATTCAGATCACTAACGTTAGCTGTTAC
The sequence above is a segment of the Carassius carassius chromosome 9, fCarCar2.1, whole genome shotgun sequence genome. Coding sequences within it:
- the LOC132149254 gene encoding 26S proteasome non-ATPase regulatory subunit 11A-like isoform X2, which codes for MAAAAVEFQRAQSLLSTDRNASIDILHAIVKRDIQDNDEDAVRVKEQSILELGGLLAKTGQAAELGGLLKYVRPFLNSISKAKAARLVRSLLDMFLDMEAATGQEVELCLECIEWAKSEKRTFLRQALEARLVSLYFETKRYQEALQLGTQLLQELKKMDDKALLVELQLLESKTYHALSNLPKARAALTSARTTANAIYCPPKLQAALDMQSGIIHAAEEKDWKTAYSYFYEAFEGYDSIDSPRAITALKYMLLCKIMLNSPEDVQALISGKLALRYAGRQTDALKCVAQASKNRSLADFEKALTEYKAELRDDPIISTHLATLYDNLLEQNLIRVIEPFSRVQIEHISELIKLSMGDVERKLSQMILDQKFHGVPSSLSFT
- the LOC132149254 gene encoding 26S proteasome non-ATPase regulatory subunit 11A-like isoform X1; translation: MAAAAVEFQRAQSLLSTDRNASIDILHAIVKRDIQDNDEDAVRVKEQSILELGGLLAKTGQAAELGGLLKYVRPFLNSISKAKAARLVRSLLDMFLDMEAATGQEVELCLECIEWAKSEKRTFLRQALEARLVSLYFETKRYQEALQLGTQLLQELKKMDDKALLVELQLLESKTYHALSNLPKARAALTSARTTANAIYCPPKLQAALDMQSGIIHAAEEKDWKTAYSYFYEAFEGYDSIDSPRAITALKYMLLCKIMLNSPEDVQALISGKLALRYAGRQTDALKCVAQASKNRSLADFEKALTEYKAELRDDPIISTHLATLYDNLLEQNLIRVIEPFSRVQIEHISELIKLSMGDVERKLSQMILDQKFHGILDQGEGVLIVFDEPPVDRTYEAALETIQNMSKVVDSLYNKAKKLT